GCTCACGCCCTGCCGCCACCTCCGTCGTCACGTCACGTATTCATCCTGTCACAGCGCTTCGTTCCGAAAAGGGGGGTACATGGCGAATCCCCTGGACCCGTTCTCCCGAACCCCCGGTGTGAAGACGAACCCCCTTGTGAACGCTGCCGCTTGGTCAATGACAGCCGTTGACTGTCGAGACAAGAGACCCCGGCGGTGCGTGACGGCACCCCGGGGCATGGCCTACCTGGTGAAAGCAGGTCGACATGCGGAACCGTACCGGCAGGGTTTTCGAGCGGCTGATCAGCCTGTTACTGCCCGCACCCGGCCACCACCGCGCGGCGGACGTACCGACGACGGGGGCGCCTCGCGCACGCGACCCGTACGTCTGGCCCACGATGTACGGCGAGGACGACCGACTCGTCCGACCGTATGTCTTGGCCCAGGAGCGCCGGCCCGAACGACACGAATGCCGCTGCCGGGCGGGACTGCGTTGCGCAGTCCACACGTTGGCGGTGTCGACGTGAGCACACGGGCACGACTGCTCCCATGGCCGGGCGAGAACGGACAGCGCTCCTACCTGGTGTCGGGGGACGGCCATAGTTACCTGTCCACGCTGGCCAACGAGATGGAAGAGGCCCAGCTCCAGACGGGTGGCACGCTGCTCGACCACGCGGCGGCGATGCTCCGGGAGGACAGGGTCAGCACCCGAGAACTGCGCTTCCTCAGCGCGCAACTCACCGAGGCACTGCGCGACGCGCTACGCGTGGCCGAGAGCAGAGGCTCACGACTGCCGTCCCCGGACGACGCCGTGCCCGTGACGGAGACCCACCCGGTCACGGACCCGTAAGCCCACCACTCACACAACAGCGGACCACCATCGGGCCTGGGAGCAACTGGGGGGTGGTCCGGCTAGGGACCGCTCTCCAACGATCACGAGTCCCGGTGTGACGGCACCGGGGCTCGTCGTCGTGTCTCTCGCGGCGTTGCCGGACACGGTCAATGGTTAGCCAGCCTGCGGGGGCTTGTAGAGATGGACAGCATCGGGGAGGACGGACTTGACGCGGCCCATCTGGACACCGACGCAGTGCTCGAGGCCTGCGCCGTGTACTCCGTGCCCGGCGGATGCGCCTTGGTGTATCCGTAGCCGCAGCAGCGCGGCCACCTCCGCCGTCTGTTGTTCATTCCCGTCCTGCTCCCTCGCTCAACTCGTGCGCAGCATCAGGCCGATGCCGAGCACCATCAGTCCTGCTGCCGCGATGCGGGGTGTGCCGAAGCGTTCCTTGAAGAACAGTGCTCCTATCGCCGCGCCGACGATGATCGATGATTCGCGGAGTGCCGCGATCGGGGCGAGGGCCGCCTGGGTCTGGGCCCACAGCACCAGGGCGTACGCGCCCACCGAGAGCGTTGCGCCGAGGAGGCCGAGCTTCAGGTGCGGGCGGAGTTGGGGGAGGAGGCGGCCGCGGCGTGCGAACAGGGCGTAGAGGGGGATCAGCGAGCCCTGGAGGATCATCAGCCAGCCGATGTAGCCGAGTGGGGTGCCCGATTCGCGGACGCCCACCCCGTCCACGACCGTGTACGCGGCGATCGCCACGCCCGTCGCGACCGCGGCGGTCAGCGCGGGCCACTGCGGCTTCGTCTCCGCGCTCCGCATGCCCCACAGCGCCACGCCCACCAGCCCCGCCGAGGCCACGGCGACGCCGGTCGCCTGCCAGCGGTCCAGCGACTCGCCGACGAACACCGCCGCCAGGACGGTCACCAGCAGCGGCGCCGTACCGCGTGCGATCGGATACATCTGGCCGAAGTCGCCGAGACTGAACGACCGCATCAGCAGCGCCTGGTAGCCGAGGTGGACCACCGCCGAGACGATCAGATAGGGCCACGCGCCGGACGCCGGGAACGGTGCGAAGCACACGGCGACCGCGCCGATCAGCGTCCCGCCCCCGGCGATCAGGGTGAAGGCGACCACCTGGTCCTTGATGGTGTGCGCGATCGCGTTCCACGTGGCATGGGTGACGGCCGCCAGGAGGACGGCGGCGGCGACGGCCGGGGTCACGCCATGCGCTCGCGGACGTCCACCAGCGTGCCGCCGGCGTGCGAGACCACGCTCTTGGGGTCCATCGGGAACACGGTGTGCGGGGTGCCGGCCGCCGCCCACACCATGTCGTGGTCGAGCAGCCCCCGGTCGGCGAGCACGCGGGTGCGGGTGCGGTGGCCGAAGGGCGGTACGCCTCCGATCGCGTAACCGGTGGTCTCCCGTACGAGATCCGCGCGCGCCCGCTTGACCGCCCCGGCGCCCAACTCCTCCCGTACGCGCTCCACATCGACGCGCGAGGCGCCGTCCATCAGCACCAGCACCGGGACGCCGTCGGCCTCGAAGATCAGCGACTTGACGATCTCGCCGAGCGAGCAGCCGATGGCGGCGGCGGCCTCGGCCGCCGTGCGGGTGGCGTCGGGGAAGGCGCGGACCTGGCCGGTGAGGTCGTCGAGGCCCAGTTCGCGCAAAGCCTCGACGAAACGGGGATGGGCGGCGGGGGCGGTGTCAGGCGTGCCGTCGGGGTTGGTCATGACGGGCACGCTAGCGGCAGGGGGAGTGGCCGTGCGAGCGTGTTTCACCGACTATCCGTTGTACCGGCCGCCCGCAGCCGCTCCGCCAGTGCGCCGCAGCGTTCCGCGAGTTCGGGAGGGTCGAGTACCTCGAAGTCGTGCCCCAGCAGCAGGACATGCATGAGTACGGCGTCGAGGCGGGCGCCGCCGCTCAGCACCTCGCAGCGTCCGTCCCCCCGCTCCTCCACGACGGCCGCCGACGCCGGGATCTGCTCGCGCACCCGGTCGGCGGAGGCGTGGACGAGGAAGCGCGCCCGGTGCGCGTAGACGCGGCTCGCCACACCCTCCTGTACGTACGCCGCCGCGTCGGGCGCCGCACGCGGGCGGAAACGCCAGGTGCGCAGGGACACCTCGGTCATCCGGTCGACGCGGAAGGTGCGCCAGTCGTCGCGGTCGAGGTCGTAGGTGAGGAGGTACCAGCGCCGGTCGGAGGCGACCAGGCGGTACGGCTCGCACCGGCGCCGTCGCGTCTCGCCGCCCGAGGGGTAGTCGAAGCCCGTCTCGACCTCGTCGCGGCAGGCTCTGGCGAGCGTCATGAGTACGTCGGGGTCGACCGGCGACCTGCCCCCGCCGAAGAACTCCACCGAGCCGGAGAGTGCGCGGACCTCGTGCCGCAGCCGGACGGGCAGCACCTGGTCGAGCTTGGTCAGCGCCCGGAGCGCGGCGTCGCCGGCGCCGGTGACCGCGCCGCCCGCGCCGACGAGCAGCGAGACCGCGGTGGCGATCGCCTCCTCGTCGTCGAGGAGCAGCGGCGGCAACTCCTGCCCCGCGCCGAGCTGGTAGCCGCCGCCGACGCCTTGGCCGGCCCGTACCGGATAGCCGAGTACGCGCAGCCGCTCGACATCGCGCCGCACCGTGCGCGTCGTGACGCCGAGGCGGCCGGCCAGCTCGGGGCCGGTCCAGACCTGACGCTGTTGCAGGAGCCCGAGCAGGGTGAGTACCCGCTCGGTCGTGCCGCGCTCGGCCCCGCCCCGCTCGGTCGTGCCGCGCTCGGCCCCGCCCCGCTCGGTCGTGCCGCGCTCGGCCCCGCCCCGCTCGGTCGTGCCGCGTTCCGCCGCGCCCCGCCCGTCACCGCTCGCCGCCGTATCCATGCCGACAGTGTGGCAGAGATAGCGGACCGATCCTGTCCGCCATGGGTGTCAGGGTTGGCTCCATGGACGCGGACGAACTCGACTGGAACCGGACGCTGCGCGAGCAGTGGGAGTTCCACTGGAACCATCAGCTGCGGGCCCGGCTCCACGGCCTCACCGACGACGAGTACTTCTGGTCGCCGGTGCCGGACGCCTGGAGCGTGCGGCCGCGCGGCGAATCGACGGCGCCCCTGCGCTTCGGTGCCGGGGACTTCACGATCGACTACGCCCACCCCGGCCCCGACCCGGCGGCTTTCACCACCATCGCCTGGCGGCTCGGGCACGTCATCGTGGGCGTGCTCGCCGCGCGTAACGCGGCGCACTTCGGCGGGCCGCCGGCGTCGTACGAGACCTGGGAGTACGCCGGGAGCGCCCGGACCGCGCTCGCGCAGTTGGAGGAACAGCTCGACGCCTGGCTGGCCGGGGTGCGGGGCCTCGGCGACGCCGGGCTAAGGGTCCCGATCGGGGCGAAGGAGCCGTATCCGAAGGCCCCGACGGCGGATCTGGTGCTGCACATCCACCGCGAGCTGATCCACCATCTGTCCGAGGTCTGCCTGCTGCGCGACCTCCACCACCACACGAAATCCACCACGAACGGAGCGCTCCGATGAGCCGCCACATCCAGATCACCTTCGACGCCCACGACCCGGCGGCACTGTCGTCCTTCTGGCGCGACGCACTCGGCTACGTCCACCCGAGCCCGCCCGGCGTCGACCTGCCGGAGGGCGCCGACCCGCTGGCCGCGTGGGACGACTTCCTGGCGCGGATCGGCGTACCGGAGGACCAGCGCAACGCCCGGTCGGCCGTCGAGGATCCGGACGGTCACGGCCCCCGGCTGTTCTTCCAGCAGGTGCCGGAGGACAAGGTCGCCAAGAACCGCGTCCACCTCGACGTCCGCGCGGCGCCCGGCCTGGAGGGGGAGGCGCGGATGGCGGCGCTGGAGGCGGAGTGCGACCGGCTGGTCGCCCTGGGAGCGACCCGCGTCCGCCGCGACGAGCCGGCTCCGCCGCTGAGCGCGGGGTTCATCGTGATGACCGATCCCGAGGGCAACGAGTTCTGTCTGGACTGAGGGTGAGGGGGCGGGCCCTGGGGGGGCGCTTCCCAGGAGTGGCACGGCTCGGTGCGGGCCTGCCCGCTCCGTAGGATGCGTGGCATGCCGGATGCCTCGCCCCGTCCCAAGCCGTTCACCGCGCCTGCCTCTTCCGCCGCGCTTGAGGACCTTCGGGCGCGGTTGCGCGCCACGCGGTGGCCGGATGCGCCCGAGGACGCCGGGTGGGGGCTCGGGACCGACCTCGGCTACCTCCGTGAGCTGGTCGAATACTGGGCGGACGGGTTCGACTGGCAGGCGCAGGAGTCGGCCCTCGCCCGGTTCCCCCGCTTCCGGGTGCCCGTCGGCGGCCTCGGGATCCACTACGTGCACGCGCGTGCCGTCGCGCCGACCGGGTCCACCGTGCTGCCGCTGGTCCTCAGCCACGGCTGGCCGGACTCCTTCTGGCGGTACTCGAAGGTCCTCCCGCTCCTCACCGACCCCGGCGCGCACGGCGCCGACCCGGCGGACGCGTTCGACGTGGTCGTGCCGGACATGCCGGGGTACGGGTACTCCGACCGGCCCACCGGCCCGCCCCTCGACTCCATCGCCGTCGCCGGTCTCTGGGCCGAGCTGATGGGCCTTCTCGGCTACGCGCGGTTCGGCGCGGCGGGCGGGGACATCGGCAGCCACGTGAGCCGTTACCTCGCGCTCGACCATCCCGACCGGGTGGTGGCCGTCCACCGTACCGACGCGGGCGTGCCCGTCTTCACGGGTGATCCGACGGACCTCGCGCCCGAGGAACGGGCGTGGTTCGAGTCCGTCGCGGCGTGGGGCGCGAGCGAGGGCGCGTACGCGGCCATGCACCGTACGAAGCCGCAGACGGCCGCCTTCGGGCTCACCGACTCACCGGCCGGGCTCGCCGCGTGGATCGTGGAGAAGATGTGGGCGTGGAGCGCCTGCGGCGGCGTCGTCGAGCGCGCCTTCACGAAGGACGAGATCCTCACGAACGTCACGCTGTACTGGCTCACGGGCACGATCGGATCGTCGATGCGCATGTACGGCGCGAACGGGGCGATC
This window of the Streptomyces niveus genome carries:
- a CDS encoding DMT family transporter — its product is MTPAVAAAVLLAAVTHATWNAIAHTIKDQVVAFTLIAGGGTLIGAVAVCFAPFPASGAWPYLIVSAVVHLGYQALLMRSFSLGDFGQMYPIARGTAPLLVTVLAAVFVGESLDRWQATGVAVASAGLVGVALWGMRSAETKPQWPALTAAVATGVAIAAYTVVDGVGVRESGTPLGYIGWLMILQGSLIPLYALFARRGRLLPQLRPHLKLGLLGATLSVGAYALVLWAQTQAALAPIAALRESSIIVGAAIGALFFKERFGTPRIAAAGLMVLGIGLMLRTS
- a CDS encoding YbaK/EbsC family protein yields the protein MTNPDGTPDTAPAAHPRFVEALRELGLDDLTGQVRAFPDATRTAAEAAAAIGCSLGEIVKSLIFEADGVPVLVLMDGASRVDVERVREELGAGAVKRARADLVRETTGYAIGGVPPFGHRTRTRVLADRGLLDHDMVWAAAGTPHTVFPMDPKSVVSHAGGTLVDVRERMA
- a CDS encoding helix-turn-helix transcriptional regulator — translated: MDTAASGDGRGAAERGTTERGGAERGTTERGGAERGTTERGGAERGTTERVLTLLGLLQQRQVWTGPELAGRLGVTTRTVRRDVERLRVLGYPVRAGQGVGGGYQLGAGQELPPLLLDDEEAIATAVSLLVGAGGAVTGAGDAALRALTKLDQVLPVRLRHEVRALSGSVEFFGGGRSPVDPDVLMTLARACRDEVETGFDYPSGGETRRRRCEPYRLVASDRRWYLLTYDLDRDDWRTFRVDRMTEVSLRTWRFRPRAAPDAAAYVQEGVASRVYAHRARFLVHASADRVREQIPASAAVVEERGDGRCEVLSGGARLDAVLMHVLLLGHDFEVLDPPELAERCGALAERLRAAGTTDSR
- a CDS encoding DinB family protein — translated: MGVRVGSMDADELDWNRTLREQWEFHWNHQLRARLHGLTDDEYFWSPVPDAWSVRPRGESTAPLRFGAGDFTIDYAHPGPDPAAFTTIAWRLGHVIVGVLAARNAAHFGGPPASYETWEYAGSARTALAQLEEQLDAWLAGVRGLGDAGLRVPIGAKEPYPKAPTADLVLHIHRELIHHLSEVCLLRDLHHHTKSTTNGALR
- a CDS encoding VOC family protein → MSRHIQITFDAHDPAALSSFWRDALGYVHPSPPGVDLPEGADPLAAWDDFLARIGVPEDQRNARSAVEDPDGHGPRLFFQQVPEDKVAKNRVHLDVRAAPGLEGEARMAALEAECDRLVALGATRVRRDEPAPPLSAGFIVMTDPEGNEFCLD
- a CDS encoding epoxide hydrolase family protein, producing the protein MPDASPRPKPFTAPASSAALEDLRARLRATRWPDAPEDAGWGLGTDLGYLRELVEYWADGFDWQAQESALARFPRFRVPVGGLGIHYVHARAVAPTGSTVLPLVLSHGWPDSFWRYSKVLPLLTDPGAHGADPADAFDVVVPDMPGYGYSDRPTGPPLDSIAVAGLWAELMGLLGYARFGAAGGDIGSHVSRYLALDHPDRVVAVHRTDAGVPVFTGDPTDLAPEERAWFESVAAWGASEGAYAAMHRTKPQTAAFGLTDSPAGLAAWIVEKMWAWSACGGVVERAFTKDEILTNVTLYWLTGTIGSSMRMYGANGAIAPAQLGRRVEVPSGFSLFPGDIVRPPRAWLERTANVARVTEPERGGHFAAFEEPELYAEELRAFFRPYRAPSLG